One region of Corvus moneduloides isolate bCorMon1 chromosome 15, bCorMon1.pri, whole genome shotgun sequence genomic DNA includes:
- the CCNG1 gene encoding cyclin-G1, translating into MIDTLASGEARDLLLQLPAMLELELRAQPRAAGLRLLEAAHDNGLRMTARLRDFEVKDLLSLTQFFGFHTETFSLAVNFLDRFLSKMKVQPKHLGCVGLSCFYLAVKASEEERNVPLATDLIRISQYRFTVSDMMRMEKIILEKLCWKIKATTAFQFLQLYHSFIHENLSCERGKYLNFERLETQLKACHCRIMFSKAKPSVLALSIMALEIEEQKLLELTEALEFLQLHSKINNRELTFWKELVLKCLMEYSSSKCSKPNVQKLKWIVSGRTARQLKHSYYRITHLPTIPETTS; encoded by the exons ATGATCGATACCCTGGCGAGCGGCGAGGCTCGggacctgctgctccagctccccgcaatgctggagctggagctgcggGCTCAGCCCCGGGCCGCCGGCCTCAGGCTGCTCGAGGCTGCCCACGACAATGGCCTGCGAATGACCGCACGGCTGCGAGACTTCGAAGTGAAAGATCTCCTCAGCTTAACTCAGTTCTTTGGCTTCCACACTGAGACGTTCTCGTTAGCTGTGAATTTCTTAGATAGATTCTTATCAAAAATGAAG GTACAGCCTAAACACTTGGGCTGTGTTGGACTCAGCTGCTTCTACTTGGCTGTGAAGGCAtcagaagaagagagaaatgtgCCCTTAGCCACTGACTTAATTCGAATAAGCCAGTATAGGTTCACTGTTTCAGATATGATGAGAATGGAGAAAATCATATTGGAGAAATTGTGTTGGAAAATCAAAGCTACAACAGCCTTCCAATTTCTACAGCTCtatcattcattcattcatgaGAATTTAAGCTGTGAAAG GGGAAAATACCTTAATTTTGAGAGACTTGAGACACAGCTAAAGGCCTGTCACTGCAGAATCATGTTTTCTAAAGCCAAG ccTTCTGTCTTGGCACTGTCTATTATGGCACTAGAGATAGAAGAACAAAAACTGCTGGAGTTGACGGAGGCATTGGAATTTCTGCAATTACATTCCAAG ATAAATAACAGAGAATTGACCTTCTGGAAGGAGCTGGTGTTAAAGTGCCTTATGGAATATTCCTCAAGCAAGTGTTCCAAACCAAAtgtgcagaaattaaaatggattGTGTCTGGACGTACAGCTCGGCAGCTTAAACATAGCTACTACAGAATAACACACCTTCCTACCATTCCAGAGACCACCTCATAA
- the NUDCD2 gene encoding nudC domain-containing protein 2: protein MSAPFEERSGVVPCGTPWGRWYQTLEEVFIEVRVPPGTRAKDVRCSLRSRHIALAVRGQELLQGKLFDSTVTDEGTWTLEDRQLIRIVLMKTNRDAGNCWTSLLENEYAADPWVQDQMQRKLTLERFQRENPGFDFSGAEISGNYSKGGPDFSSLEK, encoded by the exons ATGTCGGCTCCGTTCGAGGAGCGCAGCGGGGTGGTGCCCTGCGGAACGCCCTGGGGCCGCTGGTACCAGACGCTGGAGGAGGTGTTCATCGAGGTGCGCGTCCCGCCGGGCACCCGTGCCAAGGACGTGCGCTGCAGCCTGCGGAGCCGGCACATCGCGCTGGCCGTGCgcgggcaggagctgctgcag GGTAAGCTTTTTGACTCTACAGTAACTGATGAAGGAACATGGACCTTAG AAGACAGGCAGCTGATACGAATTGTTCTAATGAAGACAAATAGAGACGCTGGAAATTGTTGGACATCTCTGTTAGAAAATGAATATGCTGCTGATCCTTGGGTGCAGGACCAGATGCAAAGGAAACTTACACTGGAGCGATTCCAAAGAGAA AACCCTGGATTTGACTTCAGTGGGGCAGAAATTTCTGGAAACTACAGCAAAGGAGGACCAGACTTTTCTAGTCTTGAAAAGTAA